A region of Streptomyces sp. NBC_00654 DNA encodes the following proteins:
- a CDS encoding transcriptional regulator, whose product MTTAPAPGQPAIDAAINHPTRLAVVAFLSACDEADFATVRDSCQVSDSMLSKIASALEGIGYLAVRKGYVGKRPRTWLSLTPEGHQALALHIAALQGIAATARQAGAEAGAEAAPPP is encoded by the coding sequence ATGACCACAGCCCCCGCGCCTGGACAGCCGGCGATCGACGCGGCGATCAACCACCCCACCCGGCTGGCGGTCGTCGCGTTTCTCTCCGCGTGCGACGAGGCCGATTTCGCCACCGTGCGGGACAGCTGCCAGGTGTCCGACTCGATGCTGAGCAAGATCGCCTCCGCCCTGGAGGGGATCGGGTACCTCGCCGTCCGCAAGGGCTACGTCGGCAAGCGCCCCCGGACCTGGCTCTCCCTCACACCCGAGGGGCACCAGGCCCTGGCCCTGCACATCGCGGCACTCCAGGGCATCGCCGCCACGGCCCGGCAGGCGGGAGCCGAAGCGGGGGCGGAAGCGGCCCCGCCGCCCTGA